The genomic segment TATTTTCATAGAAGTTATACGCTTTTTTCTGATGGCACGGTTTTGACACTGTTGCATCGGCAAACTTTGAACTTGGCCCTCATTTAAAACTGAACTACACTCCTGTATAGTTTCATCACTACATCTCACACAGTTGTGATGTTCTGTCCGCAGATGTACATATAACCGCCTGGCGAGGAGCTCAAAACTGTTTCCGTGTTAGTTCCTATCCCACATTTTGCCACAATTAcactcacacattcattcattcacccTCCAAGACCCGCCGTGTTTTGGAGCTATGATGCAAAGAACTGATGTTGGATCAAGCCATTATTAGATTATCTATTGCaaaaccttttttattccattagAGCTATTATTTTTCCCATTTATGGTTCCCACTGAGCTCAATTCAATGAAGTTATTACTCCTTTATTTCTGCTCTGTCCAAAATCTGAAATAACACTTGAATGACCTCTTAGTCTTTTTTTGTtcaaagacaatatatacagtatatacagtatatatatatatatatatatatatatatatatatattatatatatatatatatatatatatatatatatatatatatatatatatatattctttcaAACAAGAATCCAAGTTTCATCTTAGAGAAAACAACTGTTGCTTTGACCTTCATGGAGATGAGTCAGAAACATGACAGACTCGTGGGAAACACTGGGGATATATCGCCCTCTGCTGCTCAGATCGTGTCCACACTCCAACCTCACAAACGCAACATCCTCTGAACTCCTCTGCAGGGAGATGACCACAGTTCAACAATCTcctgtcttgtctttttttgtttcacctgTATGTTACAGGACACACATCACATGTTGAACTCCTACTCATGAAATAAAGAACCAGGTTTATTTGGGGTAAGGATTCAGATGACAACAAttgatattttaatttaatgtagagcAGAGAGCCAAAGATACAGAATGTAAAATCAGACAGTTATCTCCATAGATAATAGAACTATTATCACTGTGTCCTCTATTGGGGGATACTCGTGCAGTATGTTTTGAAACTATAAACAGTATAATTTAATGTTAAATTATGGTATAATCCTCACTGGGAGTCAACAAGGTAACTGGGCTACATGTGTCTTCtgttgtgtgtatatttgtttgAATTTGGGGAAAATTGTCATAATTCAAAGTCTGCCGAATTAGCTTTAAGCAGTTCCTCATTGCattttatccatttatttaCAGACAACGATCACTGGATGGCTTTGATACTgaggaaaacttaaaaacatcacgATTGTCAATTAAGTTCTGTCACAATGAAAGTCTTGTTGAATGATTTCTTAGCAAATGTAGGGTTGTTAATGGCATGCCATTTAAGAAAGGGATCTACTCTGGAAGTATAAGTGATAATGTTGACCCTTTAAGTAAGTCAGAATtaaaaaatgcatgtttttgatgTCCCAGGTATAATTATTCATCATCTCTTCAGATTAAAAGGTATACTGCTTGAAATGAAGAGTGTCTGCCATCattacctttttcttttatctcttttGTGTTTCCTTCCTAGAAGAGGACTCCAATAATCAGCTGCAGCCTCCACCCTTACAGTTCTAATGACAGCTGCACTTAAACCTTCACCAAGCCAACACTAGTGTGGTATTTTACAGCAGATTTTAAGCGTAATTTACATCAACTGTGATAACATCCAACCTGACCATCGATTTCAAGAGGATAACGAGACAATGGAAGTAATAAGAGCttcatgtaaacattttctgaaaagctttaatttgaaaaaaactaaacaaaataaaaagtggaGACCCAGATggaagacaaaaacattttaatataaaatacTGTAGTAGGTCAAGACACTACATGATTATTGAGTAAGAGAATCTCATTCTGTATTGATGCAAATGATTCACCGCTTACTGACTTTCCTGGTTGGTAAGACCATATTCCTACCAGCTAATGTATGATGGAAACGTAAACTTTAGTAAAAGTGCTTCATACAAAAATCAGTGGGTGGCTTTGTTCATTAAAAACTTTATATACAAGTACAAAAATTGAAACGAGAGACAGATaatacagaaaaatattttAGAAACCACAGTAAAAGAAAATCGATGTCAAATGTCTGAAGTGACACAAAACACTGATTTTCAGACAGGATTCTTTCGCACATCAATGAATGCATTGTTTGAAGTCAGTGGTCCGACGTTGAGGCTGGAGCGGCGCGACTCTCTGCGAGACTTAACCACAGGCAGGCCGCCCCAGGGACCCACACCAGTTTGAACTACACGGTTAACAGGAGCATCCCCAGCCGCTGGGAGCCACAGCTCTTCCATGACAGCGGGTTCCTCCGTGGGGAGAGAAGAGCGCCTCCATGTGGACGGGAGAGGGGTGTTCACCAGCTCGCGCATTTCCTCCCTGGATCTAGAAGGGTTCGCAGACTGACCCATCAATCTGCCCCCTGGGCTGTCCTCAGAGCAGCGGGGCAGCTTCTCCATGCTGCCGATGCCTGCTGGTTTACCTTCAGAGGCCACAACTGAAAGACACACACCAGACTTGAGTGCTACTACTCTGAGCCTTTTGAATGTCGACACAGACATCCTGACAGCTCTGAGGGCAAAATAGATTATCAAAGAAATGAGATGTCTGACCCTCTATACATCTCTGAAATACCTTTTCTAATCTGTAACAAACTCAACTGAAAAGAACCGGTGTGCTTAGTGAAAATTAACCTACTGACATAATTTTATTCCATTCAACATTAGTGTAAAATTTTGTGACAATCAGCATTTGAATTATTGGATTATAGGCTAAAAACAACTTTAACCTTTTACTTCCCAATTCTCATCAATTCCTCCTTGAGTCTAAGtggactggaaaaaaaagggttcCTGAGATACTGCATTTAATAAGAGCATACAGACGGATGTACAACCTGGAAACATCACACAACCAGCAAGTGTCGACACTGGCCTGGAGGCATAACAGTGTTTACCAAACGGAAAGTATAGCTTAATAACACAGATATCTGAAGCTCTCTTGCTGCAGGCTGTAGACATAATGATTACCATAATTATAGATATCATaagcaacaaacactttgatCTAATAATACCATTTACCTTTAGTATGCTCCTTTGGTTGGTTGGCTGAACCACAGAGCTCCCTAAGTTTGTTGCTCAGTTCCACATTTGCCGCCTTGTAGTGGCTCAGCTCCTTGCTGAGGTTATGGATCCATCCCTCATAGTGCCGCTGCCTTCCTGCCAGGCCCTCGTCTATTTGCTCTGTGGAGGACATTTAAAGGTAAGTAGAAGACGAGCGTTCAGAAATGACTAGTAACTTTACATGACTTTCTGCACTTCAATCCAATTTATATTCTCCTTGTAAACCTAAAGTATATCCATGACAATGATATACAAATGATCGAGCAATTCATTTTAAATGGTGCTAGAAAATAAACACGTGCAGGAAATATTCGTTTCGAGGAGATAACAAATTGGCTTCTTCCTGAAAAGTCCAAGTGAGCCGCACCTCGACACTGCTGCAATAAAAGCTGTACACTCCTCTCATGCTCTTTCTGCTGTTGTGTGAGCCGGCGATCTGTGTCGAGCTGTGTGCGATCGAGGGCGTTCTCCAACCACTGCACCAGCCTCTGCTGATCATCCAACTGCATCTCCAGCTCAGCTAGGGCAAGTTGTAGCTTACGCTCCTCCTCACGCAGAGACACCACCTACGGGAGACATTTACATATATTCTCTTCAGCATAAATATTGCAGAGATTAGCCAAAAGGAGTAGGTGAGAACACAGATGAAAAATGCAGAATCTCAGGTTCTGTGCTGCACAGACCTTGTCAAAGTATTTGCACAGCAGAGCTCTGGTCTCAGAGGCAGACAGGTAACTGAGTTTGGCCATTAGGTTCATCTCCCACTGCGACAGCATACTGGCAGATGCCCTCAGCTGTCTCTGCCTCTGAGTGATGGCCTCATTCTTGTACTCAATGGCTGCATCCAGAGCCTCGATCGCCTCGTCAAACTGGAACAGTGTTCGCTCCTCCTAGAAACATCAGAGAGAAGAGGTGGGCTTCATGAGAATTCtattatatacatttaagtTCATATTGTTGCCATGTGAGAGCTTAATAAATGTTTGCAGCACAGCAACACTTTATTACTAACAAAATGTGCTCTTTCTCTGCcacacaattaaaaatatgTCTGTCTGACCTCAGGTGAGAGCAGGTTACCCTGCCGCAGCTTATCGTCCAGCTCCACTCTTTGTTTAAGCAGTGAGTCTTTCTCTTGACGCAGGTTAGAGATCTCTTGGCGGATCTGTTGTGAGTCTTGAGCACTGCCGCTGCGAAGAAGCCCGTTCCTCTCACTTAGCTCTTGCTCAAGTGTCTCAATACGGCCTGTAAGTGTCACCAGGTCTTTACTCAAGGCCTaaaggaaattaaagaaaatactTTTTAGTATTTGCCAGTTTCCCATGTCACCTTATTTAATTGTTTGTGGTTGTTAATACCTGACTGGAGCGGAGTCTCTTTGTCTCCAGGCCGCTGCGTTCTTGTAGCAGAGCTTCTTTCTTGGCCAGGATTTCCTCTCTTTTAGTGAGTTCTCCTTCCAGATCTTCCAGTCCTCTCCTCTGTTCCAGTACCCGCTCCATTTCCTCATCCAGCCAGCGTTTTTGTTCCTCAATCTTCTGCTCAAAGCCAGCCATAAAGTGGCATCATGCAAATAAACAGAGACACGCAGACTGAAGTGACAGGGGAGTGACAAGCAAAATTTAAACatctcttgaaaaaaaaatgctgcatttaAGATCAAACTatcatttaatacattttcttccAGGGTTTACAGCCAGTTTGTTTTCTATGGATTCAAAGTTTTTGTCCCACCTGTTGCTCTTCTAGTGAGATGACAGAGCCATTACTGCCGCTGCGTCTCTGCCTCTGGAAGGCAGCGATCtcctctgtttttattctcaggatcttttgctgctgctcattCTTTATCTCGAGCTCCTACGGAAGCAATGGAAGAAAGGAAGATGGGTCAATTAGAGGACCAATATTAAACACAGCGATCTTTCCCTTAAAGAAATAACATTAATTTGGCATAcagtataatcaaaataaagaATGTTTTATCACTTTTCAGGTTAGACTGCTGAACGTGTACACTGGAGTAGTATTTGAATCCATTTAGACACAAACTATCACTAAACACATTGAGCCCCCTCTGCTGGATTGGCCTGAGGTACCTTGACTCTGTGAGTTCTTCGTTGCATTTCTGTCTCTAGACGTCGTTTCTGCTGACTTTCCTGGCGTAGACGCTTCTGCAGCTGCTCCTGTTGCTGCCTCATATTCTGAACACTTCGCTCCAGCTCTGACACTCGACGTTCACTCTGGGCAGGAAGGTTAGCGAGTCGAGCGGTATCCCTCTGACGTTGACTGAGAACCtaatatgaaaaacacattttgcttTAGCTCAAATGTGCAGAACCAGGACCACACAGAAGCATACTTAAAAGAATGTGTTTCGTATCTTAGCTGGTTTTGTATTTTGGATGCAAATCAACATCACTCAAACTGTAATTGTTTGTTGCGTGTGTATTCTATAAAGGTGTGAAAGTCAAACCTGAACTTTGCTTTGAGCTGCAGCTATCTTCCTGCGACACTCCTGTGCTCTGGTCTTGTCTGTTGTGCTGATATCTCTCTCTTGCCTCTCTAGATCCTGCAGCTGCCGCTGggcctcctgcagctcctgtcgAGCCTGCACAGCTTCGCTCTCCAGGGCCGTGATCTTATGGCTGTACTCCTTGTTCAGGGCCTGAGCATCCTTacctaaaaaaaacatccccCACAAACAACTGTTTCCCAAAAACACATAGAAGAGAACCTCAATTTTGGGAAAGTCGCTGAGATTGAAATTTCTACCTGTTTTGACCAGCTCCTTGATAAGTTCTTCCTTCATGCGGATGGTGACAGACAGCTCCCGGATCTTCTGCGTTGCCTGATGAAGTCCCCACTCCGAAACGCCTTCAAAACTTTTTAGACTGTCACGCACAGATGCCTCCCCGGTACTGGTGTGGGCTACACACAGATTTTAGAGAGGACACAAGAGGTCAGCAGGATGGTATGATGAAGAAGGTGACCGGGTTTCAGAGAAATGCCAAGGTTCAAGTCTTCATGTGTGATATTCCTTAACTAACACAGATCAGTGCTACCTGTTTCACTCTCACCCTCCACTTGGGCATATAGCAGGCGTAAAATGAATCTTGGATAACAGAAGAGAGACTAAAACCCcggcaaaaacatttttacaagcCTGGCGTTACTCTGACTCTACGGGATCAACGTATTAACATCTGATTGCAAAAGGAGCAAACGCAAGGCAAGAATAAATGAATTGTGATCCCATATGTGGCCAGTCTCTTACTTTCTGAGCAAAAATAATTAATCTAACATTTCTCAAACGTGGAAATGGACATGCTCTGTTCACCTAAGGACTGCATGCCTAAACATCAGCAGATCAATGTTGTGTGGTGAGATGCACTGAAAAGTTCCCCACAAACATACGGTGCAACACAAGAGAGGACACATGTGGATCAAGAGGTTCCCAACAGATTTTAAGCATGTGAAATATCTAAGAGAAAAAATATCACAACTTTGGTTGCATATCACTTTTGCTGTGTAACTGAaagtgtgattgtttttttgttttttaaatttgattttagATTTTGTGAATATGTACCATGTATAGAAAAGGTCACATAAACAATGTTATGAACATTTCAGTCCCAGTGGATCCTTAAACCTTAACTTACATAGGTACAAGTAAGGTTGTTTTACTTACATGCTTTTCTGGCTAAAGCTGGATGCTGGTATGGTTCATGCAGCTGAGATATGAGCCCTCTACCACCGACAGCTGGTCCTCCTGACAGCATATCCCTCTTGGTCCACGTCAGGTTTACCTGCCTTTTTACACATAACACGAGCACATGTGAAATTATATTAACACTCCCTCATGTTTGCATTATTTTATATCATCAACATTcaatttaaataatgttttgctAAAAGCTATGATTTTCATAAACACAACATACTTGCGTCGCTCCCGGCTGAGGTTGAAATGACCGCCCTCGTCTTCTGTGTCCTGCATTTCTTCTCCTCCTAGGAAGTCCTGCTCCTCACAGAGGCTACCATCCTGATCACCACAAGGCCCATTTCCAAAGTAGCCCACTGGACTGAcctgcaacaacaaacacaaatccaTAGCCAGGGCCAGATTTAATGGGAAGATTTAACACTCACGTTTTGATATTTGGTAACAAACACAATGACTTAACTGCCGCTTGATTATCATTATCCTCATATTAGTTAGGTATATATattagcaaaaataaaaaaaattataattaaaatGTGGTATTCATAGACAATTGGTTAGTCAGGTATTTTCACTAAAAGTTAAGCGGACGTTAAGTttgttaaaaatacatttttacatattaccTGTCTGTATGTGCCTCCATTCTGACTGTGCTGCATGGAGCCCATGGGGGCCGTGTGAGGCCGTGATCTCAGGTTAAGTCCCAGTCCCGTCAGCCCTTGAGTGGACAGATGACACTGCATCTCTGCTATCAAGTCCTGTTGCTCCTGCAGCTTATCGCTCTGAGACAATCAAATAAGAAACACATCACATGAGGCAATATGAAAATCAGTGTAATTTGATGCTGTTAGCCTGGATTGGGGAATCATCATACTGCTCCTAAAATGTCTCATATAATGCAGCTAAGCTAGGTTAACCCTGCTGTGACCAGGCATTTAAACATAATCAATGTGGCATGCCATGACTAAGCTGTGACACACTGCACTTCAGTCAAAATAATATTAGGATTCCACTGCATTTCACCTGCTGCTTGTATTGCTCCATAGCGTCCTCCAGAGCAGCCAaaaagtctgtgttttctccCTCCAACCGCTGGATTTGCGCCTGAAGCTGGGCGATActttcatctttctctctttcatgcTCATGGCTCCAactctcctctgcagcctctGGATCCTGGGTaacacatttataaacattaCAGTGCTGGACATCTACAATTCCTGATATTTGACTAAAACATTTGCTTTACTTTGGATTgtgaatgaaacacacctggTTCCTTACAGAAGGCCTTCCTCTCCTTAACGCGACGTTGTCCTCAGTGGAGCTGTTCTCAATACCGCTGTCTGGTCCTGAAGCAGTGGTCAGTCCGCTACGTTCCTCTTCCACCGAGCACAGCCACTCTTTTGCTCTCAGACTCTGTTCTGCCGTCAGAGCCCCTTCACTCTGCAGCTCCCGCAGCAACCTGTTAGTAATAGAAGATTTTGGAGGAAGGAATCACAATGTTTCTttaatcaaaaaacacatctcacaATCAGAATGTGTGACAAATTAAAATATTACGCGGACTTAATTGAACTATCATGATCGTCTGCTCTGACCTGTAAGCAGTGTCAGTGCAAGTCCTGTAGTGGGCACTCTGCACCTGCAGTCTGcttatctctccctctccaagTCGAGGCCTCCTGTTAGGATCAGCGTGAGAAATGATGCGGGTCTCTGAACGCTGGCGGTTTTCGAGTGCTCTGCGAAGGGCCTTGATCTGTTGCTCAAGCCCTTCCACTCGATCCGGCTCTCGCTTGCAGTTGACTGTCGCCCGGTTTTGAATGTTTCTGGCCCTTGTGGCATAGTTTAGTGTATTCAGACTCTCatcaaagtctgaggaggatgGGCTGATGCAGGCAATCATCAGTGTTTTTGAATTTCCACCCAAAGAGTCTTTTAGGATCCTAGATGGAAAAATAGGATTATATAAATTCaaccaaaattatattttacaCCAATTTCTGTTCCGTATGTTAAAATATCTCATGAACTTATTAAAAATGTACCTTGTGATTTTAGAATCTCTGTATGGTATGTGAGAGCCTTTCCTCTTGGGGTCCCCCAGGGCCCCGATAACATTTCCCAGAGCCAAAAGGCCGCTGTTAATCTGGATACTTTCTTTCAGTCTCTCTCCAGTGTTCCCCGTCCTTAAGATGCGCTCAGACCCTGCCAGGTCAACAAAGTGGAACTTGGAAGACAACATTTGTGGTCCAGAACTTGTAGCAGTACCATAGAGGCGAGAGCTTCCTCTGCGCTGGTCCATATACACAGTAAAAATGGTGTGCGAGCGGCTGGAGTTTGGATTCATCTGGGTTGCACCAGTGTGTCGGGCTGTGTTTCCTGACTCCAGTAAACTCAAAACCTCGTCAAGACCCTCCACTTCACACTCCTTTACCCCACACAGAACTATGAGAttacacagacaaaaacataaaatctggaTGAGTGCATGAAGTAAAATGCTGCATAACATTTTATAGCATAACCACAGAAACATGCTTAATACCAATGTTGCCTTTATCCTCCCGGATGTGGATGTCCTTGCTGGCTGTCTCCACCTCCAGTAAGTCCTTGAAATCCTCTTTGTAGACCTCCAGATACGAGATCCGCACAGAGAAGTCTGTGAGGTCATTTTCATCCAGCAGCTTGAAGATATCTGCAACAGACCTGGGGATGATGCCCTGCTCCTCATCTGTAAAGGAGCCTACAAACACAGTTAAAATATTCAGAATTCAGAGACATTGTCAACAGAGCTGACAATAATAATCaaagagtaaaataaaagaaaatatataacaaataaCTTACAAATATTAGCTTCTCCAATGGTGTACGTCTTGCCGGAGCCTGTCTGCCCATAGGCGAAGACAGTAGCGTTGAAGCCTTGAAAGAAGGCATCTATGAGTGGCTGGACTGACACAGAATAAACCTCCTCTTGACAGCAAGTTTCTTCAAATAGGTAGTCGCAAAGAAAGTGCCGGTCGTGTCCCAGTGTAACCCGACACAGCTCAGAGTCTACAGTGATGCAGCTCTCGTGGCAGTGTAGAAGCTCTTTAGGCAGCAGGGGACGCACTCGAACAGCTACCTGCACTGCAGAATAATCCCCTCTGCCTTGGCCACCGGGCACTTTGGGAGACATTTCTGCCGCACGGCAGGAGCCGTTATGCTATGTAAGGATCATCTTTGGGCCACTAGAGGGGATAGAAATCATCAGTCACCAAAGGTTGTTTTACAACATCTCGTGCCGTCTGGCTGAAGGATGTAATATTGCTATAAGTAAGAATGTGTGTGAACCAAGCAAGCAGCTCAAACAGGTATGTTTTGGCCAGATATGCAACAATTGCTATGAGAGCACCAAAACGTCACTTTCAGCTACAGCAGAGGAGGTTGATATCAATAAAAATGCATAGTTTGATTACACAACATCAATACTTAACATACGACTATTCTGACAAGTTTTGTGAGAAACTATTTACAGATAAAATAGCCAGAAAAGGAATGTCTCACTTTGGCTGATGcagcaaattaaaaaaggtATTCAAAGTACTTTATCAACTTATTCCCATATAGTTCGGCCTGCTCACTGATGTGCACCCATGTCAACATGTCCTATTATAAGAGATAAGAATAAAGCTACCTCTGTATAATGATATGGCAAAATCTCTGACAGATGAGCAATTCATACCATCTCACACTATACAGTGTTTTGTCATATTGTTCTGCCTTGGACGACAATATGTAATGCTTCACCTTGCACTCGCCTGTAAGGGAGTTAAGACTTTATGATGTGTTGAGGGATGCAGCATATATTGATCTGTGTGCAACAACACTATGAAACTTACTTAAAGTAACGTGAGACAACGTGGATCAAACGTAGAGCTACGACAGTCTTTAAATTTTGGGAAAGCAGTGCCACAACTTTGAATTCACAGGTTAACATTAAAAGGCTTACATTGTTAGTATAGCTAGATAACttagcatttttaaaaacccCATGTTAGCGCTGAGTGGAGTTAACTGTTAGCGAGGTTAGCTAGCATCTGTTTAACAAAGTTAACAAGACCGTTATACGTGTGAAAAACACACCAGTCGTCTTTCTCTAAAACTTCTAAAGAAGCGTCCCAACTTCACCCACCAACGTCGTTTTATTCGCCTGTTGTGCTAGATTAAGTTCAGCTAAGCTAAAGTTAGCCAGTTAGCCAGCAGTGCGgacaacaaaatcaaaacatgaggATGAGGCTGGATGTTTAAGAGGCGCTGCAACTTGTTCCCGTAGGAAAAGACTGTCGTCAAACTACATGCAGTGACTGGGTAAGTTCGTTTAACCACTAATAGTTGACATAACTTACTTAAACGAAGCAGAAGTTACACCAGGGGTTGAGGATAACACTGGAGTGTTTTTAGGAGAATGGAAGTTGAGGAGGGAGCCGAGGGGAGGAGCCCGAGGGAAGCCTGGGCTCAGTGCGGGGATCAGCGCAGGGCTCCGGGCTGGGTGTGGTCTGTGGAGGGCATCATGGCTGAgaggttaaaggtgcactgtgaaGGTTTGGGGAAGTTCCCTCCTGTCACACCTTTAAAGTTACAGATCTGAAATCATATTCGATTTTCACTGAATATgtaaatccaaaataaaacaaaacccaGAAATTAGCTAAAACAATTAGACTATATGGACATTTCTAATGCACTCCTGGGGATCCTGCGCCagttctccacctcctctgtgtgaaagtcttgGAGGCGGCATGGGGTGAAATTTCCCTCCTGCGTTGATACgccagaggtagtatcagaggcgcagcatTGGCGAGCTGAACCAGGGTGAATGGATGAACCGGCAGCGCGTATCGAGGGCATGTTGGTCTGACAGTCTGGTAACTAAACAGGTATTTCACTCATCTAAAGAAAGACAAGTGTCCCACAAAGCAAGGTTATGTGACCGAACGACAGTAACACAGTTTATTGTAACTGTAACACCCTATCTGTCCTACCATCTCTTACATTTCCGTtctgctttctgtgtgaattacacagctgctttgctctgtgtgaacaaccaAGTGGCAATAATGCgccttctctgtgtgaaaaggcctgttgtgttttgttgtgttcaaTTCAAtacaatgaattaaaaaataccCAAAACTTTTTTCGTCCCGGAGAGCAATTAAAGGCTCGTGGAGTagttgtacacagacacaaacaagtcagcacGTTAACTGCACAAGTCAGCTCTTTGAGATTACcactttaaaggggcattacCCTCAGAGGTAAGGGGTCATTTTAAAATGGTAGCTTGCTGTTTCAGTGGCAGAAAAACCCGTTTATGATTGGTTGGGTTTGTGATCTGAGGTATAAACAATCGTTTGCTCAAACACATGTGTTATATCCTGTGGATTCTGGGTCCCAAGCATGCACGGGAAAattgcttttccttttttgtgttgtATCAGATTTCCCAGATGTATGCCTGATGCGTACCATATTTGAAATGTTCGTCTTTGAGTTGTAGGACAAGGAACTGTGTTTTTGGTCTATAATACTTTCCAGTCAGGTTTGAAGTTGTCTCAGtactttttgtatttgattaATGGGATTACTGGCTTGTGACCATTTATTTTCTCTGAGTTATTTTCCTTGttcttttgctgttttttcttgcGTGTGATTAATAAGATATGGTCATACCTCTTTTTGCTGCTTTGCCAGTTTCCAACACTGATGGTGACATTTCTGGAGAGTCGTTCATCTCCAGAAAGGTTCCCCTCCTTCTTTGAATCAGTGAGTTGAAATCAGGGCCTCCTTAAAAGTGATGTATTGAAAAGCCATTTTGCAGCAGGCTCAAGTGTTTAGTAACAGGGAAAAGCTTACTGCTAATCATGATGGAGATGAATGGGTGTCTTTTCTCACGAAACCTATTGGAAACAGAAGAACTTCACCCCAACTATTGATTTGTCGCTTTCAATCATCACATGTTTAGGCCTGTTCTGACACAAAGGCATGTATACTGCTCACACTTTATCAGAGATTGAGTGACATACTGCATTGTGAAGCTTTGGACTGTGAATGTTAACGACAAGAAATTAAAGC from the Sparus aurata chromosome 4, fSpaAur1.1, whole genome shotgun sequence genome contains:
- the kif7 gene encoding kinesin-like protein kif7 produces the protein MSPKVPGGQGRGDYSAVQVAVRVRPLLPKELLHCHESCITVDSELCRVTLGHDRHFLCDYLFEETCCQEEVYSVSVQPLIDAFFQGFNATVFAYGQTGSGKTYTIGEANICSFTDEEQGIIPRSVADIFKLLDENDLTDFSVRISYLEVYKEDFKDLLEVETASKDIHIREDKGNIVLCGVKECEVEGLDEVLSLLESGNTARHTGATQMNPNSSRSHTIFTVYMDQRRGSSRLYGTATSSGPQMLSSKFHFVDLAGSERILRTGNTGERLKESIQINSGLLALGNVIGALGDPKRKGSHIPYRDSKITRILKDSLGGNSKTLMIACISPSSSDFDESLNTLNYATRARNIQNRATVNCKREPDRVEGLEQQIKALRRALENRQRSETRIISHADPNRRPRLGEGEISRLQVQSAHYRTCTDTAYRLLRELQSEGALTAEQSLRAKEWLCSVEEERSGLTTASGPDSGIENSSTEDNVALRRGRPSVRNQDPEAAEESWSHEHEREKDESIAQLQAQIQRLEGENTDFLAALEDAMEQYKQQSDKLQEQQDLIAEMQCHLSTQGLTGLGLNLRSRPHTAPMGSMQHSQNGGTYRQVSPVGYFGNGPCGDQDGSLCEEQDFLGGEEMQDTEDEGGHFNLSRERRKQVNLTWTKRDMLSGGPAVGGRGLISQLHEPYQHPALARKASHTSTGEASVRDSLKSFEGVSEWGLHQATQKIRELSVTIRMKEELIKELVKTGKDAQALNKEYSHKITALESEAVQARQELQEAQRQLQDLERQERDISTTDKTRAQECRRKIAAAQSKVQVLSQRQRDTARLANLPAQSERRVSELERSVQNMRQQQEQLQKRLRQESQQKRRLETEMQRRTHRVKELEIKNEQQQKILRIKTEEIAAFQRQRRSGSNGSVISLEEQQKIEEQKRWLDEEMERVLEQRRGLEDLEGELTKREEILAKKEALLQERSGLETKRLRSSQALSKDLVTLTGRIETLEQELSERNGLLRSGSAQDSQQIRQEISNLRQEKDSLLKQRVELDDKLRQGNLLSPEEERTLFQFDEAIEALDAAIEYKNEAITQRQRQLRASASMLSQWEMNLMAKLSYLSASETRALLCKYFDKVVSLREEERKLQLALAELEMQLDDQQRLVQWLENALDRTQLDTDRRLTQQQKEHERSVQLLLQQCREQIDEGLAGRQRHYEGWIHNLSKELSHYKAANVELSNKLRELCGSANQPKEHTKVVASEGKPAGIGSMEKLPRCSEDSPGGRLMGQSANPSRSREEMRELVNTPLPSTWRRSSLPTEEPAVMEELWLPAAGDAPVNRVVQTGVGPWGGLPVVKSRRESRRSSLNVGPLTSNNAFIDVRKNPV